The proteins below come from a single Solea senegalensis isolate Sse05_10M linkage group LG2, IFAPA_SoseM_1, whole genome shotgun sequence genomic window:
- the ankrd10b gene encoding ankyrin repeat domain-containing protein 10b, producing MSVGVESGFSSEEVLSSRFPLHRACRDGDVGALCSLLQCSSNPADLAVEDTFYGWTPIHWASHFGKLECVLRLVQVGSGVNAVTSRFAQTPTHIAAFGGHPECLLWLLQAGADINRQDYVGETPIHKAARAGSLECINALLIQGAKADMRNASGLTAADLAHAQGFRECAEILSNAQNFQQNMAQSRNGAFLNGMTQNGGHTYPTIQGRSFLNGMPNRKRSFDGMELNPVKKPRPDGLGMPPQYVNGYGPLGGAAETRMESMELTATVTTVKDERLSGDLCSNCHNEPQFPFGHDPAAEILHDQHIYSDSPEINCTAGSQVEHQRTVKAEQLYTDALLSTMLLYHRS from the exons ATGTCGGTGGGAGTAGAGTCTGGATTCTCGAGTGAGGAGGTCTTGAGCAGCCGTTTTCCTCTCCACCGGGCATGTAGGGATGGAGACGTCGGTGCCTTGTGTTCGCTTCTCCAGTGCTCCTCAAACCCGGCGGACCTCGCTGTGGAGGACACATTCTACGGCTGGACGCCCATACACTGGGCCTCTCACTTTGGGAAG TTGGAGTGTGTGTTGCGTCTGGTTCAGGTGGGCTCCGGCGTGAATGCCGTGACCTCCAGGTTTGCACAGACGCCCACTCACATTGCTGCATTTGGGGGCCACCCTGAGTGTTTGTTATGGCTGCTCCAAGCTGGTGCAGATATTAACAGACAG GACTATGTGGGCGAGACGCCCATCCACAAGGCTGCTCGTGCGGGCAGTCTAGAGTGTATCAACGCTCTCTTGATTCAGGGAGCGAAAGCTGA TATGAGGAATGCCAGTGGGCTGACTGCTGCTGACCTGGCCCACGCCCAGGGATTCCGGGAGTGCGCTGAGATTCTCTCTAATGCCCAGAACTTCCAACAAAACATGGCTCAGTCCCGTAATGGGGCTTTTCTGAATGGCATGACCCAGAATGGGGGCCACACTTACCCCACCATCCAGGGacgcagcttcttaaatggcatGCCCAACAGAAAGAGGTCATTCGATGGCATGGAATTAAACCCAGTGAAGAAACCGAGACCTGACG GTCTGGGCATGCCACCACAATATGTGAATGGCTATGGGCCACTGGGTGGTGCCGCAGAGACCCGCATGGAGAGCATGGAGTTGACAGCGACTGTAACCACAG TGAAAGATGAAAGACTCAGTGGGGATCTTTGCTCAAATTGTCACAATGAACCACAGTTTCCATTTGGACATGACCCAGCAGCAGAGATCCTCCACGATCAACACATCTACAGTGACTCACCTGAGATCAACTGCACTGCAGGCAGCCAGGTGGAGCATCAGAGGACTGTGAAGGCAGAGCAGTTGTACACTGATGCTCTCCTCAGCACCATGCTTCTTTACCACAGATCGTAA